ATGGGAAACAGCAGCAAACTGAGTTCTTCTAAGGTCTAGCTTTTGTGAGCACACATAAGCACTATCTACCTAAAGGAAAGCTTACAAGGGCAAAGACAGGGACCAAAAGAAGTGGCTCAGTGAAGGTCACGGAGCTAGTGGTGACACGGAGCTAGCAATGAGCAGGCATTTGTATCCTGTTATCTCCCAAGTTCACGGACTTGTCTGCTACAGTGGGTATGGAATTGTGAAGGCAGAGAGTGTGGCTTTGTGGTGAAAACTCTCTTTCTCCCTTAGAGCATGGATCATGTGACACATGTCTTTTCATCCCCCACTCTGCCAAATACACAGGGTACACTCAGAAGGCAGTTCATTGAATCCTTCAAAGATCTATCCATCAACACCCTCATGTACAGATGAGATAAACAGTGATGAGGATCACAGCAAGAAAGAATAAGGGCTGATCCAGCAACTGAAGTCTTGGCTGATAGGTAGGGCTTGGACTTTTCAGCTGAGCTGGCTCCAGGAGTGCCCTCTGTTCTCGCTCCTCACGCTGTGGCCTTGGACAGAGCCTGCCCTTCTCTTAACCTTAAttacttaatttccttttttGGGTATATGTTCCATTTTTACTTGACTTATTGGTGGGtgcgtgagtgtgtatgagtgtgtgtgtgtaagtacatgtgtatgtgtgagagtgtgtgtatgaatatgtgtgtacgCCTGtgcgagtgtgtatgtgtatgggtgtgtccACATGAGTgagtgtatttgcatgtgtgtatttgtgtgtgagtgtatgtgtgtaagtatgtgtgagtgtatgtgatgtgtttatgagtttatgtgcacctgTGCCCCAGAACAGGTATGAATGTCAGAGGACCACTTTTGGAATTTGGCTCTGTTTCCACTGTggatccaggaatcaaactcagataaCCAGACTTGTGCAATAAGAGCTTTTATCTACCAcatcatcttgccagcccacttTCTTTGGTTTTAAGAAGCATCCGGCAGGGAGGGCTCTGTGATAGGAGATGATGAACCTCAAGGGCAGGTTGGACATTCAGGTGACTCATCCATCTGCCCTTCCCTCTCTACCAGTGGTAGAGCTGGTACTAGACAATTCCCTAGGGCTGGGCCTTTTGGCCCTAAGCATGGGCTGCATTACTTAGACGCAGACTATAATTCAGGATAAAGCAATCCCATCTTAGAAAATGGAGTAAGTCTAAGGGATGTTGGCATTTCCTATGATGAACTGGTTGCCACCAAATATCAAACTCTTTAAGAAACTGAGCAACTTTGGTGCCCCCAGTTTAGTGGTGGCCGAAGCCTGGACTGCCTATTAGACAATCCAGTAGCACACAGCAGGCAAATTCTACAAGCTAGCTTCCAACAGGATCTCAGCATCCATGTCTCTGTCAGCGAACAGTGTGGGCAGAGAAGGGAGAAGCAGGGGCAGCTGGGGCACTTCAGGGTGTGTCCTTTTCAGGTTCATCCCTCCAACATCACCCCTCACCCTCAAGCTCAGTCTGATACTGGGAAAACAGGCAGCTCCTGCTTGAATGGGAACTGTAATGTCCAGGTAGGGCAGGAGGTGTCTCTGAGGGTGTAAAACAACCAGACTACTGAATCTAATGGCATATAGGGGTCTGGTTCATGGAATCTCAATTTGCAACCAATTGGCATACTCTTTGTTAAGTCAAGGACATATTGTCAAGGAAATGTTTGTATTGCTAAACACCAATTTAAATTCTACCATATTGGGCctcagaaaaatatttgaaatttagtCTTTTCTGATATTATCAATTGCAAAAGGGGGAAGTTGAAGTCTCTGCCCAAATAGCTTTGGCTTGGAAACTTGATGTCTGTATTCCTCAGGAAAGACTGAAAGGAGAGGAGACGTGCCCCAGAAAGCAGAGACTCAGCATAGTCTTCCTGGCATTTCAGCCAGCGGGTGCGGCATCTAGGAAAGTCCCCATCCTCCTGTGCAAAGTCTCTGGCCTACAGGGATGGGATGGCTGGAAAATAACTCTTAATATTATATAATGTTTTGTGCATGAGAAATGTTTTGTtagaaaatgggaaaataaaagtCATGGGATCACTGAGACACAACATTATCAGTGGCAGGAGACTCTTGCCTCCAGTGGTTCAGGGAACAAGCCTAAGGCTGAGAATAAAACAGTATTCACCTTTTGCTTAAGTCCCAACCTCTATGGGTTGAAATGTTCTATTTTGATTCTTCTGAGAGTTCTTTTCCATAGAAACCGATACTGCGAGCATATCTCAAGTCCTCTACAAAGCACCCCTTTCCATCTATCCCAGGACACCACGGCACCTTCTGAGCAGAGAACAGAGAGGCCTGCTGAGTGATGGCCATACAGTGATTAACTAGGGTTCCGCCTGGGCTGGGGAGAAGCAGTCAGTGGTCCTGTAGAGAGACTGCCATGGATCCTGTCTTGCAAAATAACCAGAGAAGCATCATCAGGTCCCCTGGCTTGACAAGCACCTAAAACATTCTCAATGTCACCACTTTTCCTCCAAATGACAGAGACCCTCTCACTGAAAGGGGGGACAGATGTGTCAACTTAGAAGGAGACAACAGAGCGGAGCAAACAAGAGAGAAGGAAGTCAGTGGTGGGTTAATAGTTACACTGAGAAGACAGGATGTTTCTATAAAGAGATGGCCACCCTCCCCAACTGCGGGGCCACAAGggtaccaaaaaaacaaaacaaaacaaaacaaaacactttgagACAAATCTCAAGTAAAAGGTAAATGAGTTAATTTACTGGAGAGATATGATCTCTCATATCAGATGTGATATGAGAGATCTCATATGCAAAAGAATCATATCAGACATGGAAAGGGGAGTCCAGTTCATCCATAGGGCTTAGCATAACTGCAATTGCCATCATGATGTCACTCTTTCCTTCATGCCTTTCTTCACCAGGAAACTTTCAGTCCTATGAGGTTAAAACCTTTCCCCTGATCAATACGTCTACGTGTACTCAGAGAATGACACACGGTTTTTATGTTACAGGGTACCTCTGAGGTGCTTACATTGTAAGTGTTGTTTTTTATAATGTATATGTTGCAAGTCCTTTACCCATCCTTGATTTTAAAGAAGGAGTTCTGGCATAGGTTGAAGGATCTGGCACAAGACAGAACTCCTGGCACAAGACAGAACCCCTGTACTTCCTTTAGCATTGACAGTAAATGAACTGGTTATCTAGATCAGACAATGGCCATTATGTAATTCTCCTCTCAGAACTCTGGGTTCCTCTGATTACAGATTGGCGTAGAAACCTCCTGAGCATCGGGCTGGAACCCACCATGGAAAACATAGCCTGTAATGGGTCAGGGAACTCTCAGACTAGCTTCTACCTTACCGGCATCCCCTCTCTACAAAAATCGCTCTTCCTTCCCGtcttcctcatctttctcctcctctacCTGCTCATCCTGGTGGGGAACGCCCTGATCCTGGTGGCTGTGGTGACCGAGCGCAGCCTCCACAagcccatgtacttcttcctaaTCAACCTCTCGGCTCTAGACATCCTCTTCACCACAACCACTGTCCCGAAGAtgctgtccctgctcctgctgggaGACCGCTTCCTCAGTTTCCCTGCCTGCTTCCTGCAGATGTATCTGTTCCACAGTTTCTCCTGCTCAGAAGCCTTCATCCTGGTGgtcatggcctatgaccgctatgtggctatCTGCCGCCCTCTGCACTACCCCGTCCACATGACCCCACAGACAAACACTGCACTGGCAGCCAGTGCCTGGATCACCGCCCTCCTCCTGCCCATCCCAGCAGTGATACAGACTTCCCAGATGGCGTTTGACAACATTGCCTACATCTACCACTGCTTCTGTGACCACCTGGCCGTGGTCCAGGCCTCCTGCTCAGACACCACTCCCCAGACACTCATGGGCTTCTGCATTGCCATGGTGgtgtccttcctccccctcctcctggtgCTCCTCTCCTATGCCCGCATCCTGTCCTCAGTACTTCGGATCAACTCCAAGGAAGGGCGTTCCAAAGCCTTCTCCACCTGCAGTTCCCACCTCCTGGTGGTGGGCACCTACTACTCGTCCATCGCCATAGCCTATGTGGCTTACCGGGCTGACCTACCCTTGGACTTCCACATCATGGGGAATGTAGTCTATGCAATTCTCACCCCTGTTCTCAACCCTCTCATCTACACCCTGAGGAACAAAGATGTCAAGTCGGCCATCACTAAAATGATGTGTCACCAGGATCCAAAGAGTATTGGAAAGCCCTAAATTTACCCATAATGGTGTAGACTGAACTTTCCCTCGTAAACATCGCTAATGGTAGAGAGGAAATCGTGGCAGATTCACTCAGCtaaataatcagaacaccaattCTCACATGTCTCCTCCACTGTAAATATTCTTACTCTAGaaagtaaatggatggaattcTTGTTCCACTTGTTCAGAGTCACTCTTAAGTTTTATAAGACAGTGAATACaactggggaggggaggaggggtcaCAGTCCCATGAATTCCAAAAATGTCAATCTCAGAGACTTTAGTATTTGCCTGCCAAGTAATTCTTTTTCTCTTGGATCTACTCTCAATTTTTCTGAAAATCCCCAGTGTTTCTGACACGTAGCTGTGATTCACTCTTGCCCTCTTTGCAGAAGCTACCACTTAAAAACACCTCTCAGGGGAACAGTGGGAATGGCTGACTCCCTAAGCTGCCCCGGCATTGCAGTCACCTCCAGTAGTCTCATGACAACCTCACAGGGAACACACCTCTGTTCATTAGACCCTCCCTGAGCCCACTAACACTCATTGAGGGAGTCTCAGCATACCCACTTGGGTAGTTTCCTCACCCATGTATATCTATGgaggtgccagatcccctggaattggagctacAGCTAGTTGTGAGCTTCCAAATGGGTGCTAAGTATTGAACACAGATCCTGTGGAAGAGCCACCAGTGTtcctaatcactgagccaacTTCTAAATACCTGTTCTGTTCATCCAGGGACTGAACAAAAGTATATAAAGTATTTAGGTGTAAGAGATGGGGGATCTGGGTGCTGGATAGTCTTTTTTCACTTGTATTCTCATTCCGATATCTGGAGTTTCTGCCAATCCTATCTGTAACCATTCATCATATAAAACTCAGTGTGGCTTGACACAAACCTCAACACACCCAACCCATGAAGGGGGAATCTCAGCTGAAGACTTCCCTTCATTAGATTGCCCACGGGTATGGCTGCAGGACATTTTCTTCAGTCCAGCCCTCAGAGAGTAATATCATTCCTGAGCAGGTGGGCCTAGGCTGGAACCGTGGCTCTGCAAGGCAGAAGAGAGCCAGTAAGCATTGCCTGCCACGATTCATGACTCCtgattcagttcctgcctccaggttccttccttaTATCTCTCCCTTGGATTCCCTCAATGTAaactgtaaaccaaataaactctttcctccacaagttgcttttggtcgtggtgtaTTGTCACGATAACAAAAACCTGACTAGGACAGAGCTCAGTAATGATGCAACTCAGTACTTGGTTAGTCCTGGGATGTTGCTTTCAGCAGAATGTACCACTAGaccacagcagttctcaacctatggccCACgatccctttggcaaacctctatctccaaaaacgTTTACATCATGATCTTTAACAATAACAACAGTAAAATCCCAGTTGATATGTTTTGTAATGCAGCAGTGTGGGCCCATGCTAAGgcacaccccacccctacccgAGGGATCAACCATACAACAGGCGTAGTATAAAATGTAGTTTGTTTcacaagaaagaagggaagaggccaGCTGGGAACACgtgggggagggagtgagggagagaggggatagtagggagtaagggagagagaggggggggagagagagagagagagagagagagagagagagagagagagagagaagaatgtgaGCCAGGCTCATacttggctgttgctaggtaactgttgggtggagcctagaggAAAAGCTAACAACAATGTTtattaagtagcaacaaaacCAGGATACGGTTGGGGGTTACCACagatgaggaactgtatcaaagggtcagagcattaggaaagttgagagccaCAGCCCTAGAATTAACAACAAAAGCCTTCTTGAAGCTAAATCAAGCTTTGTTTACTGACTGGAAAGCAGGGATTAGAACACACGTCCTTCCATCTAAACCTTCTCCACTCTCCAGCATGCCTAGTCTTCACTCATTGATAGTG
This Mus musculus strain C57BL/6J chromosome 7, GRCm38.p6 C57BL/6J DNA region includes the following protein-coding sequences:
- the Olfr521 gene encoding olfactory receptor 521; translation: MENIACNGSGNSQTSFYLTGIPSLQKSLFLPVFLIFLLLYLLILVGNALILVAVVTERSLHKPMYFFLINLSALDILFTTTTVPKMLSLLLLGDRFLSFPACFLQMYLFHSFSCSEAFILVVMAYDRYVAICRPLHYPVHMTPQTNTALAASAWITALLLPIPAVIQTSQMAFDNIAYIYHCFCDHLAVVQASCSDTTPQTLMGFCIAMVVSFLPLLLVLLSYARILSSVLRINSKEGRSKAFSTCSSHLLVVGTYYSSIAIAYVAYRADLPLDFHIMGNVVYAILTPVLNPLIYTLRNKDVKSAITKMMCHQDPKSIGKP